A single window of Anderseniella sp. Alg231-50 DNA harbors:
- a CDS encoding copper chaperone: MIRIIEHPGFLVSTIMLSLAAALWWMMWAHMGNAAHMADMAMMVNWSAKSLTGTSAMWLFMMLAMMLPAMVPMVATYALVSKNETQGAALALRVGVFSAGYFSLWAVFSIAAAFLQTALAQTPWFESGGTQALPVASGVLLIAAGAWQLTPIKDTCLQHCRSPMTFLLAHWQGGLKGAFPLGLHHGAFCVGCCGMIMGLMFVFGAMTVWWMAVLALYFVAEKTIPRAETWGRIAGIVLIVAGLYVLVGTLWR; the protein is encoded by the coding sequence ATGATCCGTATTATTGAACACCCCGGATTTCTGGTCAGCACCATCATGCTCAGCCTGGCGGCAGCCTTGTGGTGGATGATGTGGGCCCATATGGGAAATGCCGCTCACATGGCCGACATGGCCATGATGGTGAACTGGAGCGCGAAAAGCCTGACCGGCACATCGGCAATGTGGTTGTTCATGATGCTCGCCATGATGTTACCCGCCATGGTGCCGATGGTCGCAACCTACGCTCTGGTCTCGAAAAATGAAACACAGGGTGCAGCGCTGGCGCTGCGGGTTGGGGTTTTCTCTGCCGGATACTTCTCCTTGTGGGCGGTGTTTTCCATAGCCGCGGCCTTTCTGCAGACGGCACTGGCACAGACCCCCTGGTTTGAATCAGGCGGCACCCAGGCTTTGCCTGTTGCCTCGGGTGTATTACTGATTGCCGCCGGCGCCTGGCAACTCACCCCCATAAAGGATACCTGCCTGCAGCATTGCCGCAGCCCGATGACTTTCCTGCTGGCACACTGGCAAGGCGGCCTGAAAGGTGCATTTCCCCTCGGCCTGCACCACGGAGCGTTTTGCGTCGGCTGTTGCGGCATGATCATGGGATTGATGTTTGTATTCGGTGCCATGACCGTGTGGTGGATGGCCGTGCTGGCGCTGTATTTTGTTGCGGAAAAAACCATACCTAGAGCAGAAACCTGGGGACGGATCGCCGGCATTGTGCTGATTGTTGCAGGCCTGTACGTTCTGGTTGGAACACTTTGGAGATAA